A single genomic interval of Coccidioides posadasii str. Silveira chromosome 1, complete sequence harbors:
- a CDS encoding uncharacterized protein (BUSCO:156073at4751~EggNog:ENOG410PJY0~COG:O~BUSCO:4091at33183): MSSASGPSSNPSKPANTQVQLGPPPAAPTYTGTVETGSHRRGFANPASVRNSSAPRNNQGRKQQHKRHRRPRLVDEDALAESIAVNSTMSRKGQTSITHLMNFSLPPRPHHRHHHHHQHHTPYRPPRRTHGWGIRSGAVDKARYVHANYRFIVNPTKNYHSQATNADVHLDWDTVLQVLVSSETQKTSCPICLSTPAAPRMAKCGHIFCLPCLIRYMHSSDDSNPVPEKRPRWKKCPICWDAIYISDTRCVAWHTGQQADMLMEGGDVLLRLVWRMPGSTLALPRDGAIIGPEEDIPWYHIADVPDYARIMKGGEDYMLSHYDTEIEELKKLEHEDNLLFGEDSTWTGKAIAAVKDAKEKVKGIGNPPELSRESVERRPPRTLPSEPLDGAPDMYHFQRALKSGNSSSSASITGPSLGSSSSKINDATTAEEYLSAGISKLTIDSNEANPSVKTDTVAKHGRSVTADKSRSGHMPHSSDQPYYFYQALPHFYLSPLDIRILKAEFGDFSQFPSAILPRVEHISTGYVVDDELRKRAKYLGHLPYGCEVSFLECDWTDLVSPAILEKFAPEISRRRKRNKEKAATEEKERIRAEKEEDDKRWAAVRRKRPSIGAPSNQPFSETDFQPLAGPSSAEVPPVPEATFPQGPPSPGPSREQSHSSFAALASPSSSPPTRRTVWGTAAVESSSEPLPYRSQNEVEDGWLQGWERELLLAEQEEVLAVRENAAHAAGNGKRKKNKKITLMSTNARRAA, from the exons ATGTCGTCCGCTTCGGGGCCATCCTCTAACCCGTCAAAACCGGCAAATACACAAGTCCAACTTGGACCTCCTCCCGCAGCCCCGACCTACACCGGAACCGTCGAAACAGGCTCTCACCGCCGAGGCTTTGCGAATCCTGCCTCAGTGAGAAATTCGTCTGCACCGAGAAACAACCAGGGCCGAAAGCAGCAGCACAAACGTCATCGTCGGCCCCGCTTGGTAGACGAGGATGCGCTTGCAGAGTCT ATTGCAGTGAATAGCACGATGAGTCGAAAAGGACAGACCTCGATCACCCATCTGATGAACTTCTCCCTTCCACCCCGCCCACACCATcgtcaccaccaccaccaccagcatcACACACCGTATAGACCGCCTCGCCGTACTCATGGATGGGGAATCCGTTCGGGTGCGGTGGATAAAGCCAG ATACGTCCATGCCAACTATCGGTTCATTGTAAATCCAACGAAGAACTACCACTCCCAGGCCACAAATGCAGATGTCCACCTTGACTGGGATACGGTTTTGCAGGTTTTGGTTTCCTCCGAAACCCAGAAGACTAGTTGTCCGATCTGCCTCTCCACCCCCGCTGCACCGCGGATGGCCAAATGTGGCCATATATTCTGCCTTCCTTGCCTCATTCGGTATATGCACTCTAGTGATGACTCCAATCCAGTTCCCGAAAAGAGGCCCAGATGGAAAAAATGTCCGATTTGCTGGGATGCCATCTACATATCAGATACTCGTTGCGTTGCATGGCATACAGGACAGCAAGCCGACATGCTTATGGAGGGCGGTGATGTTCTGCTTCGGTTGGTCTGGCGGATGCCGGGAAGCACACTGGCCCTTCCCCGCGACGGCGCAATTATTGGGCCCGAAGAAGACATTCCATGGTACCATATCGCAGATGTGCCCGATTACGCTCGGATCATGAAAGGTGGCGAGGACTACATGCTCTCTCATTATGATACTGAGATTGAGGAGCTCAAAAAGCTGGAGCATGAAGATAATCTACTTTTTGGGGAGGATTCAACATGGACAGGCAAAGCGATCGCGGCCGTCAAAGATGCAAAGGAGAAGGTAAAAGGAATCGGCAATCCCCCGGAACTATCGAGAGAATCAGTCGAGCGACGACCGCCTAGAACACTTCCGTCTGAACCCTTGGATGGTGCTCCTGATATGTATCATTTCCAACGAGCGTTAAAGTCCGGCAATAGTTCTTCGAGTGCATCTATTACCGGTCCAAGTCTAGGCTCGAGTAGTTCGAAGATCAACGATGCGACAACGGCCGAGGAGTACCTTTCTGCAGGTATTTCAAAACTGACCATCGACTCGAACGAAGCCAACCCTTCAGTTAAAACAGACACTGTCGCTAAACATGGCCGCTCGGTCACCGCGGATAAATCAAGATCTGGCCATATGCCTCACTCCAGCGATCAACCGTACTATTTTTACCAAGCTCTCCCTCACTTTTATCTTTCACCTTTGGACATACGCATCTTGAAGGCAGAATTTGGCGATTTTTCACAGTTTCCATCTGCGATCCTACCTCGAGTGGAGCACATATCAACAGGCTACGTGGTGGATGACGAATTACGCAAGCGTGCGAAGTATCTAGGCCACTTACCGTATGGGTGTGAGGTAAGTTTTTTGGAGTGTGATTGGACCGATCTTGTTAGCCCCGCAATCCTCGAGAAGTTTGCTCCTGAAATCAGCCGCCGTCGGAAGCGAAATAAGGAGAAGGCGGCTacagaagaaaaggaacgTATCCGCGCGGAGAAAGAGGAAGACGACAAGAGGTGGGCCGCGGTCAGGAGGAAGAGGCCGAGTATAGGAGCTCCCTCCAACCAGCCGTTTTCGGAAACTGATTTCCAACCTCTTGCGGGTCCGTCTAGCGCAGAGGTCCCCCCGGTTCCTGAGGCGACCTTCCCCCAGGGCCCGCCTTCACCCGGACCATCTCGAGAGCAGAGCCATTCGTCGTTCGCTGCGCTCGCTTCACCGTCCAGCAGTCCACCGACACGCCGGACGGTCTGGGGCACGGCAGCTGTGGAGTCCAGCTCGGAGCCATTGCCATACCGGAGCCAAAACGAGGTCGAAGACGGATGGCTCCAGGGTTGGGAGAGGGAGCTACTGCTGGCAGAGCAGGAAGAGGTTCTTGCGGTGCGAGAGAACGCAGCTCACGCCGCAGGAAACGGTAAAcgaaagaaaaacaagaaaatcaCGCTGATGTCCACCAACGCCAGGCGAGCAGCTTGA
- a CDS encoding uncharacterized protein (EggNog:ENOG410PIVR~COG:O~MEROPS:MER0005436) — MMNHHLPPLPHGQPPLPPPRRQHDIPYASAPPNVRSSQAYMGYHHPHPHATGPLPPYAPHQYQQHWYPYQQMPHPPPPQPYQSYSPLIVSSYPRSQHIAATGPPPSFPLQTPTTASTPQLSSFSSTPPPIVAPSSATSDLQEDISTNRPAEAQSKAIDGGSTSSGTAFVPSAVVPEASVNERTSIEPTAREPFQPPLPWLSVPEAPFPEKLPRRRRKPRIAEVTKQSVALSFKADSEGNEPQKPGLEAEPPLPERTATPTPTASHAPSEPTSTQPTTPSSSSNSQSPSHVRQVSQASTPRMAAPIVPIVPVVPIMPATPNLSKQGQQTTGSATDNTKPIESVQPSQSTANQQDLKATPPPRSQPKSWADLVRTKKPTSGSDDAVSTSGVGGLAPSKSESLVDVINSLASEADLYSNKIAFVEPRGLVNTGNMCYMNSILQVLVFCVPFYDFLDRVSRRAAHSFKSELPLLDAMIMFMREFRVIGSASSVEQLRQRLKQTELEQYGSSFIPEYVYQVIRHLPRFRDMRRGHQQDAQEFLGFLFEELHEECLHAIKSSSALPEAASASDVDAVSMTDDSAGEGWLEVGHKQKAAVTRSSGHIASESPITRIFGGNLRSEFRVPGNKNSVTLEPYQSLQLDIGSPQVNNIIDALKGLTRPETMHGDFSSSRGTKVNATKQVFIESLPPVLILHLKRFHYDSVTKGTQKIWKKIGYPLELEIPKEVFAPHRRNMLAAQGGGLPKYRLTGVIYHHGKNASGGHYTVEIRRQDGREWIRIDDTVIRRVRSEDVAFAGSEEDPTSQAAALEQHKSLDSSSQSNIFRHFDQDDEQDSERGWNQVNGSGSSHASKKSVSALANGTSPPNTASGDSSGKRTSSSRLAARENKVAYLLFYQRI, encoded by the exons ATGATGAACCATCATCTGCCCCCGCTGCCTCACGGGCAGCCGCCCCTGCCTCCTCCTCGCCGGCAGCACGATATTCCCTATGCGTCGGCGCCGCCTAATGTGCGCTCGTCCCAAGCATACATGGGCTATCACCACCCCCATCCTCACGCGACCGGTCCTCTACCCCCATACGCACCCCACCAATACCAGCAGCACTGGTATCCATATCAACAGATGCCACACCCTCCACCACCGCAACCGTACCAGTCGTACAGTCCTTTGATCGTCTCCTCGTACCCTCGTTCCCAGCATATCGCCGCAACCGGCCCACCACCTTCATTCCCCTTGCAGACCCCTACTACCGCCTCAACGCCGCAGCTTTCGTCCTTCTCCTCGACGCCTCCCCCAATCGTTGCCCCGTCATCTGCCACTTCGGATTTACAGGAAGATATATCCACAAACCGCCCGGCGGAGGCCCAATCCAAAGCAATTGATGGAGGTTCGACAAGCTCGGGCACTGCGTTCGTTCCTAGTGCAGTTGTTCCGGAAGCTTCGGTCAATGAGCGCACAAGCATAGAACCCACCGCTAGAGAACCGTTTCAGCCACCG CTGCCCTGGTTGTCGGTTCCTGAGGCCCCATTCCCTGAGAAGCTACCTCGGAGACGGCGAAAGCCCAGGATCGCTGAAGTTACCAAGCAATCTGTGGCTCTCTCCTTCAAGGCCGACAGCGAGGGAAATGAACCCCAGAAACCCGGTCTTGAAGCAGAACCCCCATTGCCCGAGCGTACTGCCACTCCCACTCCAACAGCCTCCCACGCCCCATCTGAACCCACCTCGACACAGCCAACCACTCCGTCGTCTTCCAGCAACTCACAATCTCCGTCCCATGTTCGTCAAGTGTCTCAGGCAAGCACGCCACGAATGGCAGCCCCAATCGTTCCGATCGTTCCTGTTGTTCCCATCATGCCAGCTACACCCAACCTTTCGAAGCAAGGACAGCAGACCACCGGAAGTGCCACAGACAACACTAAACCCATTGAGTCAGTGCAGCCTAGCCAAAGTACTGCTAACCAGCAGGACTTGAAAGCAACGCCTCCACCTCGTTCGCAGCCAAAATCATGGGCCGACCTTGTTCGGACGAAAAAGCCAACCTCGGGAAGTGATGATGCCGTGTCAACATCGGGTGTTGGCGGTTTGGCTCCGTCCAAGTCTGAATCTCTCGTCGACGTTATTAATAGCTTGGCTTCAGAAGCGGATCTTTATAGCAATAAGATTGCCTTTGTTGAGCCTCGAGGTCTTGTAAATACGGGTAATATGTGTTATATGAACTCG ATCCTCCAAGTTCTCGTCTTTTGTGTTCCGTTTTATGATTTCCTTGATCGGGTTAGTCGTCGTGCTGCACACAGCTTCAAGAGCGAGCTCCCGCTTCTCGATGCAAT GATTATGTTTATGAGAGAATTTCGAGTAATTGGCTCGGCAAGTTCTGTCGAGCAGTTGCGGCAACGTTTGAAGCAGACTGAACTAGAGCAATATGGGTCATCATTCATTCCAGAATACGTTTACCAGGTCATCAGACATCTCCCTCGCTTTAGAGATATGCGC CGAGGCCATCAACAAGATGCCCAAGAATTCCTCGGTTTCTTGTTTGAAGAGCTTCACGAAGAGTGCTTACATGCAATAAAGAGCTCTTCCGCTTTGCCTGAAGCTGCAAGTGCTTCAGATGTCGATGCTGTCTCCATGACGGATGATTCCGCTGGTGAAGGTTGGttagaagttggccataagcaGAAAGCCGCCGTCACCCGATCCTCGGGACACATTGCTTCAGAATCCCCAATCACGAGAATCTTCGGTGGCAACCTTCGCTCTGAATTCAGAGTCCCCGGAAATAAAAACTCCGTTACCTTGGAGCCTTACCAGTCGCTTCAACTTGATATTGGCTCTCCTCAAGTTAATAATATCATCGATGCACTAAAGGGCCTTACCAGACCGGAAACTATGCACGGGGATTTTAGCTCCTCGCGTGGTACCAAAGTGAATGCCACCAAGCAGGTGTTCATTGAAAGCCTACCACCGGTCCTGATTCTCCATCTGAAGCGCTTCCACTATGATAGTGTAACAAAGGGCACTCAGAAAATTTGGAAGAAGATTGGATATCCTTTGGAACTCGAAATCCCCAAGGAGGTGTTCGCTCCACACCGTCGAAATATGTTAGCTGCCCAGGGTGGTGGCCTTCCCAAGTATAGGCTTACCGGTGTTATTTATCACCATGGCAAAAATGCAAGCGGCGGGCACTATACGGTGGAAATCCGCCGTCAAGATGGCCGCGAATGGATCCGTATCGATGATACCGTGATTCGCCGCGTTCGAAGCGAGGATGTTGCATTTGCAGGAAGTGAGGAAGATCCAACGAGCCAGGCTGCTGCCCTCGAGCAGCATAAATCTCTCGATAGCAGTTCACAGTCGAATATCTTCCGCCATTTCGACCAGGACGACGAGCAAGACAGCGAGCGTGGATGGAACCAGGTCAACGGCTCGGGGTCGAGCCACGCAAGCAAAAAATCAGTCAGCGCGCTGGCCAACGGAACCAGCCCACCCAACACCGCGTCAGGAGACTCCTCGGGCAAGAGGACTTCCAGCAGCCGATTGGCAGCTCGGGAGAACAAGGTCGCCTATCTGCTTTTCTATCAGCGGATCTAA
- a CDS encoding uncharacterized protein (EggNog:ENOG410PGQA~COG:G), whose amino-acid sequence MIAGHGYICAAPSSYHEFTGPEPLKYDATDTDKGNAWKITKKLTAYDEDAKLSVDYLLSLPTCNGRVGATGMCLGGHLAYRCALDERVKAAVCFFATDIHSKTLGKGKNDDSLQRAGDIEGELVMIFGKNDTHVPPAGRDLIRQTLHEKGVCFSFYEAAWAQHAFIRDELSKGRYDPALTKVCVEMMFEVFGRTLKVELGDSDGKSLEVEDVC is encoded by the exons ATGATAGCTGGCCACGGGTATATCTGCGCAGCGCCATCGAGCTACCATGAATTTACCGGTCCAGAGCCACTAAAATACGATGCGACGGATACCGATAAGGGCAATGCATGGAAGATCACCAAA AAACTTACAGCTTATGATGAAGACGCAAAGCTCAGTGTCGACTATCTGCTGTCACTCCCCACGTGCAATGGCCGCGTTGGGGCGACTGGAATGTGCCTCGGCGGGCATCTGGCGTACCGCTGCGCGCTGGACGAACGGGTTAAAGCTGCGGTGTGCTTCTTTGCGACTGACATACACAGCAAAACCCTCGGCAAGGGAAAGAATGACGATAGCCTGCAGAGAGCGGGCGATATCGAAGGCGAATTGGTCATG ATCTTTGGTAAAAATGACACACACGTCCCGCCAGCCGGCAGGGACTTGATTCGGCAGACGCTTCATGAGAAAGGAGTCTGCTTCAGCTTTTACGAAGCTGCATGGGCTCAGC ACGCGTTCATCAGAGACGAGCTAAGCAAGGGCCGGTACGACCCTGCGTTAACAAAAGTTTGCGTCGAGATGATGTTTGAAGTGTTTGGGCGTACTCTCAAGGTTGAGCTTGGAGACAGTGACGGGAAAAGCCTTGAGGTGGAGGATGTCTGCTAG
- a CDS encoding uncharacterized protein (EggNog:ENOG410PIP5~COG:S~TransMembrane:7 (o54-74i86-107o119-140i152-174o194-220i227-246o258-279i)~BUSCO:11759at33183), which yields MGSTQFGNFHDFCRDTTLPICNILVNNNQPPNAKFGGCPLTGIGLSDGRHLSNLGSILLCFIAILMTVLLIWKSEKKKAAVGRREIQIFLVGFVIIQICEIFTVGGFPLDDNVRKGFTAVHLAAISATTWMLFVNALVGYQFLDDGTPISIGLLLTSAAVLFIGTGYIALDTAFSWTGYFDPSLSGENRNIGLYVLYLLFPLICLVGFFVLESILVLRILGEMRPMLYLSGAALLFAFGQIFDFAISPHLCQASDGKINGALFETLFTLLSVGMVWIFWSSITEDDWPMPVSTGGYN from the exons ATGGGATCGACTCAGTTTGGCAACTTTCAT GACTTTTGTCGGGACACGACACTACCAATATGCAAC ATACTCGTCAATAATAATCAACCTCCTAATGCGAAGTTTGGTGGATGTCCTCTGACAGGAATTGGCTTAAGCGATGGCAGACATCTTTCCAATCTCG GTTCGATCTTATTATGCTTCATTGCGATCCTGATGACCGTGCTTTTGATATGGAAGTCtgagaagaaaaaggccGCTGTGGGAAGAAG GGAAATCCAAATATTTCTCGTCGGGTTTGTCATCATTCAAATATGCGAAATATTCACTGTCGGAGGGTTTCCCCTTGACGATAACGTTCGGAAA GGATTTACGGCTGTTCACTTGGCTGCCATCTCCGCTACAACATGGATGCTCTTCGTAAACGCGCTGGTCGGGTATCAATTCCTCGACGATGGTACACCGATTTCAATTGGATTGCTGTTGACCTCTGCTGCCGTTCTTTTCATTGGGACTGGTTACATCGCTCTGGACACCGCCTTCAGTTGGACTGGGTATTTTGACCCAAGCCTGTCCGGAGAAAACAGGAACATTGGACTCTATGTCCTTTATCTGCTCTTTCCGCTGATTTGCCTGGTTGGTTTCTTCGTGCTCGAGTCTATCCTTGTACTGAGGATTCTCGGTGAGATGCGACCAATGC TGTACCTTTCGGGCGCCGCTTTGCTCTTTGCATTTGGCCAGATATTTGACTTCGCTATTAGCCCCCATCTCTGCCAGGCATCGGATGGCAAGATCAACGGTGCTTTATTCGAGACGCTCTTCACTCTTCTCTCCGTCGGTATGGTTTGGATCTTCTGGAGTAGTATAACAGAAGATGACTGGCCCATGCCTGTATCCACCGGAGGATACAATTAA
- a CDS encoding uncharacterized protein (EggNog:ENOG410PIP5~COG:S~TransMembrane:6 (i21-42o54-75i87-109o129-155i162-181o193-214i)~BUSCO:11759at33183), protein MTVLLIWKSEKKKAAVGRREIQIFLVGFVIIQICEIFTVGGFPLDDNVRKGFTAVHLAAISATTWMLFVNALVGYQFLDDGTPISIGLLLTSAAVLFIGTGYIALDTAFSWTGYFDPSLSGENRNIGLYVLYLLFPLICLVGFFVLESILVLRILGEMRPMLYLSGAALLFAFGQIFDFAISPHLCQASDGKINGALFETLFTLLSVGMVWIFWSSITEDDWPMPVSTGGYN, encoded by the exons ATGACCGTGCTTTTGATATGGAAGTCtgagaagaaaaaggccGCTGTGGGAAGAAG GGAAATCCAAATATTTCTCGTCGGGTTTGTCATCATTCAAATATGCGAAATATTCACTGTCGGAGGGTTTCCCCTTGACGATAACGTTCGGAAA GGATTTACGGCTGTTCACTTGGCTGCCATCTCCGCTACAACATGGATGCTCTTCGTAAACGCGCTGGTCGGGTATCAATTCCTCGACGATGGTACACCGATTTCAATTGGATTGCTGTTGACCTCTGCTGCCGTTCTTTTCATTGGGACTGGTTACATCGCTCTGGACACCGCCTTCAGTTGGACTGGGTATTTTGACCCAAGCCTGTCCGGAGAAAACAGGAACATTGGACTCTATGTCCTTTATCTGCTCTTTCCGCTGATTTGCCTGGTTGGTTTCTTCGTGCTCGAGTCTATCCTTGTACTGAGGATTCTCGGTGAGATGCGACCAATGC TGTACCTTTCGGGCGCCGCTTTGCTCTTTGCATTTGGCCAGATATTTGACTTCGCTATTAGCCCCCATCTCTGCCAGGCATCGGATGGCAAGATCAACGGTGCTTTATTCGAGACGCTCTTCACTCTTCTCTCCGTCGGTATGGTTTGGATCTTCTGGAGTAGTATAACAGAAGATGACTGGCCCATGCCTGTATCCACCGGAGGATACAATTAA
- a CDS encoding uncharacterized protein (EggNog:ENOG410PQVX~COG:E~BUSCO:14847at33183): MGFSHMGFCVPQHKFDETVSFYLAALQPLGYKEMMRPVDNVVGLGVYYPDFWITGVKSDDNQDADEDSKQQKPLHVAFSTNSRELVHAFYDAALKAGAKCNGKPGPRPQYTRLYYASFVLDPVGNNIEAVCMWPAWTHWRYWFGTGVFGKSGTRTVEGTTGDQPPESS, translated from the exons ATGGGATTCTCTCACATGGGCTTCTGTGTTCCACAACACAAGTTCGATGAGACCGTCTCCTTTTACCTCGCAGCTCTCCAGCCACTCGGGTACAAGGAGATGATGCGGCCCGTGGACAATGTGGTCGGCCTGGGTGTATACTATCCGGATTTCTGGATCACCGGAGTGAAATCCGACGACAATCAAGATGCAGATGAAGATTCGAAGCAGCAGAAACCCCTACATGTTGCCTTCAGCACGAACA GCCGAGAGCTCGTTCACGCCTTCTACGATGCGGCTTTGAAAGCCGGTGCGAAGTGTAATGGGAAGCCCGGCCCGAGACCGCAGTATACACGGCTTTACTATGCGTCGTTTGTGCTGGACCCGGTGGGCAACAATATCGAGGCTGTATGTATGTGGCCGGCTTGGACGCATTGGCGGTATTGGTTTGGAACGGGGGTGTTTGGGAAGAGTGGGACGAGAACGGTTGAGGGTACTACCGGTGACCAGCCCCCCGAGTCCTCATAG
- a CDS encoding uncharacterized protein (EggNog:ENOG410PPSU~COG:S~TransMembrane:1 (n4-15c19/20o29-50i)~BUSCO:15375at33183) produces MLKVPAAAWLPLLFIPTNASPLFIISFVTLTYLLHRPCIYCSALLLILFISSCHWSDRCFIDFKSDWFAPRFATPASAAVGNATQDPASGLTQYVLETMNSTATALATAAFEEAKRRVAPSAGIDLAGDQIPQWTGIGLEWLRSLLGRREWTLPCVDVKVRL; encoded by the exons ATGCTTAAGGTGCCGGCAGCTGC CTGGCTCCCGCTCCTTTTCATCCCCACAAACGCCAGCCCTCTCTTCATAATATCCTTCGTGACCCTGACCTATCTCCTCCACCGGCCGTGTATCTACTGCTCTGCTCTCCTCTTGATCCTTTTCATATCGTCCTGTCACTGGTCGGATAGATGCTTCATCGACTTTAAAAGCGATTGGTTCGCTCCTCGGTTCGCTACACCAGCGTCGGCCGCGGTTGGCAATGCCACTCAGGATCCCGCGTCAGGTTTGACGCAGTACGTCTTGGAAACGATGAATTCAACGGCAACTGCGTTAGCCACTGCAGCATTTGAAGAAGCAAAGAGACGAGTTGCTCCCAGTGCGGGCATAGACTTGGCAGGTGACCAGATCCCACAATGGACGGGAATAGGCTTGGAATGGCTGCGGAGTCTTTTGGGCCGGAGAGAGTGGACGCTGCCATGCGTGGATGTGAAAGTGCGACTATGa